The Candidatus Bathyarchaeota archaeon genome has a segment encoding these proteins:
- a CDS encoding HAMP domain-containing histidine kinase: MAAIGTTAGMVGHDIRNPLQAMIGDVYLLKEALGAMPECEVKKQVKESLDGLEENILYVNKIVSDLQDFARPIQPQFSRVNLCQLVADTVEPFSFPKNIQHAVFVDSPLEMVTDQSLLRRVFENLIINAVQAMPNGGKLQVTGGLRQQKVCIIVQDTGVGIPREIKPKLFIPMFTTKSKGQGFGLTVVKRIVEALNGTVDCESQEGKGTRFIIEFPVEVTA; this comes from the coding sequence TTGGCGGCTATTGGCACAACAGCGGGCATGGTTGGGCATGACATCCGCAACCCACTGCAAGCCATGATTGGTGATGTTTATTTGCTAAAAGAGGCTCTGGGTGCGATGCCTGAATGTGAGGTTAAAAAGCAGGTGAAGGAGAGTTTAGATGGCCTTGAGGAGAATATTTTGTATGTTAACAAGATTGTTTCTGACTTGCAGGATTTTGCGCGTCCCATCCAGCCTCAATTCTCCAGAGTTAACTTGTGTCAGTTAGTGGCAGATACTGTGGAACCCTTTAGTTTCCCAAAGAACATTCAACACGCGGTTTTTGTGGATAGCCCATTAGAGATGGTGACAGACCAATCTTTGCTTAGGCGTGTTTTTGAAAATTTGATTATCAATGCAGTTCAAGCTATGCCTAACGGTGGAAAATTACAGGTAACTGGTGGGTTGAGGCAACAGAAAGTGTGCATAATAGTGCAAGACACAGGAGTGGGCATCCCAAGAGAAATTAAACCCAAACTTTTCATTCCCATGTTTACAACTAAATCTAAAGGTCAAGGGTTTGGGTTAACGGTTGTTAAACGAATAGTAGAAGCACTAAACGGGACGGTGGATTGCGAGAGCCAAGAAGGTAAAGGAACCAGATTCATTATAGAATTTCCGGTTGAGGTAACTGCCTAA
- a CDS encoding DUF1919 domain-containing protein yields MSIKGSFERAQTSFKWRIIDRYFSFFARSKLKNKTFSIISNNCISGGIYHKFGLPFSTPTVWCFFFPEEYIRFLENLKWYLNQPLQFTPQTKHHSAQQLRQPIQRNYPIGVLGGDVEIHFLHYHDEAYALDKWNRRLARVNWERLFFLFSDSEPQEFTRTLLERYEKLPFEHKLFFSSKPQPNSECTVYVKDCMGSASVSDSTRNRKYEKYVDLVKWFNGETDFLKK; encoded by the coding sequence GTGAGCATCAAGGGTTCTTTTGAACGAGCACAAACATCTTTTAAATGGAGAATCATAGACAGATACTTCTCTTTTTTTGCCCGCTCCAAACTCAAAAACAAAACATTCTCCATCATCAGCAACAACTGCATATCCGGCGGAATCTACCACAAGTTTGGTTTGCCCTTCTCTACCCCAACGGTTTGGTGCTTCTTTTTTCCCGAAGAATACATCAGATTCTTAGAGAACCTAAAATGGTACCTAAACCAGCCCTTACAATTCACCCCACAAACCAAGCATCATTCAGCCCAACAACTTAGACAACCCATCCAACGCAACTACCCCATTGGTGTTTTGGGCGGGGATGTGGAGATTCATTTTTTGCATTACCACGATGAGGCTTATGCTCTTGATAAATGGAATCGGCGTCTTGCCCGGGTAAACTGGGAACGCCTATTTTTTCTCTTCTCTGATTCAGAACCACAAGAGTTCACCCGAACCCTGCTGGAACGCTACGAGAAGTTACCGTTTGAGCATAAACTCTTCTTCTCCTCAAAACCCCAACCCAACTCTGAATGCACAGTTTACGTAAAAGACTGCATGGGGTCAGCTTCTGTTTCAGATTCAACCCGTAACCGAAAATACGAAAAATACGTTGACTTAGTTAAGTGGTTTAATGGAGAAACGGATTTCCTAAAAAAATAA
- a CDS encoding zinc metalloprotease HtpX has translation MANLSQLKFAMGFSIFLSAFVFAAFVFVIVYLLQLDVYAGLLVAIAGSGLFILFQYAIGPSIVAATTKLRYIKPGESPWLEATVKELADKSGLPMPKLAIVPNNTPNAFTFGRTQSSAVLAVHEGLLRQLNQNEIKGVIAHELGHIKHKDYVVMTILSALPLIAYMIAQVTLRAGMFSSVGRRNNRDNSGAALIVIGAISFAVYLITFLIEMRLSRLREHYADAFSAYVTGAPRELESALAKITYGLSISPKPPEGARAFYIEDPAMAKREVAQIMEKKNQYDLDNDGVLDERELRLAMEKESKSAWVQMNSLFATHPPTFKRILLLREIEQEMNTGQYTNKKVYAHI, from the coding sequence ATTCGTATTTGCGGCTTTCGTGTTTGTAATAGTATACCTTCTGCAGTTGGATGTTTACGCAGGACTGCTTGTTGCTATAGCTGGATCAGGTCTTTTCATCTTGTTCCAGTACGCCATCGGACCATCCATCGTGGCTGCAACAACCAAACTGCGATACATCAAACCCGGCGAATCACCCTGGCTGGAAGCCACCGTTAAAGAACTGGCAGACAAAAGCGGCTTGCCCATGCCAAAACTAGCCATAGTACCCAACAACACGCCTAATGCTTTCACGTTTGGCAGAACCCAAAGTAGCGCCGTTCTTGCAGTTCACGAAGGACTTCTGCGGCAGCTAAATCAGAACGAAATCAAAGGCGTAATAGCTCACGAATTAGGTCACATTAAACACAAAGACTACGTAGTCATGACCATACTCTCTGCGTTGCCGTTGATTGCATACATGATTGCGCAGGTTACATTGCGTGCTGGCATGTTCAGTAGCGTTGGACGAAGAAACAACAGAGACAACAGCGGTGCAGCCCTCATAGTTATAGGAGCAATCTCTTTTGCTGTTTATCTTATCACTTTCCTAATTGAGATGCGACTTAGCCGCCTGCGTGAACATTATGCCGATGCTTTCTCAGCTTACGTTACAGGTGCCCCACGAGAACTCGAAAGTGCATTGGCAAAAATCACTTACGGCTTATCAATCTCGCCCAAACCACCCGAGGGTGCACGCGCCTTCTACATTGAAGACCCTGCTATGGCCAAGCGAGAAGTTGCTCAAATTATGGAAAAGAAAAACCAGTACGACCTAGACAACGATGGTGTCTTAGACGAGCGAGAACTTCGGCTGGCAATGGAAAAAGAATCAAAAAGCGCATGGGTACAAATGAACAGCCTTTTCGCGACGCATCCGCCCACCTTCAAACGTATTCTGCTGCTACGGGAAATTGAGCAGGAAATGAACACGGGGCAGTACACAAACAAAAAAGTCTACGCCCACATCTAA